A single genomic interval of Streptomyces graminofaciens harbors:
- a CDS encoding lysophospholipid acyltransferase family protein has product MSRFALIKAVLGPIMRLMFRPRVEGAEHIPGDGPVILAGNHLTFIDSMVLPLVCDRQVLFIGKDEYVTGKGLKGRLMAWFFTGVGMIPVDRDGGRGGVAALMTGRRILDEGKVFGIYPEGTRSPDGRLYRGRTGIARLTLMTGAPVVPFAMIGTDKLQPGGAGLPRPGRVTVRFGEAMEFSRYEGMDRDRYVLRAVTDSVMAEVMRLSGQEYVDMYASKAKEAA; this is encoded by the coding sequence TTGTCCCGCTTCGCGCTCATCAAGGCAGTGCTCGGACCGATCATGCGCCTGATGTTCCGCCCCCGGGTGGAGGGTGCGGAGCACATCCCGGGGGACGGACCGGTGATCCTCGCCGGCAACCACCTGACCTTCATCGACTCGATGGTCCTGCCGCTGGTCTGCGACCGTCAGGTCCTCTTCATCGGCAAGGACGAGTACGTCACCGGCAAGGGGTTGAAGGGCCGTCTGATGGCCTGGTTCTTCACCGGCGTCGGCATGATCCCCGTCGACCGCGACGGCGGGCGGGGCGGAGTCGCCGCGCTGATGACCGGGCGGCGCATCCTCGACGAGGGCAAGGTGTTCGGCATCTACCCGGAGGGGACACGGTCGCCCGACGGCCGTCTGTACCGGGGGCGTACGGGTATCGCCCGGCTGACGCTGATGACCGGGGCGCCCGTCGTGCCGTTCGCGATGATCGGCACGGACAAGCTTCAGCCGGGAGGCGCGGGGTTGCCCCGGCCCGGGCGGGTCACGGTGCGGTTCGGTGAGGCGATGGAGTTCTCCCGGTACGAGGGGATGGACCGGGACCGGTATGTGCTGCGGGCGGTGACCGACTCGGTGATGGCCGAGGTGATGCGGTTGTCGGGGCAGGAGTATGTGGACATGTACGCGTCGAAGGCCAAGGAAGCGGCCTAG
- a CDS encoding glycerophosphodiester phosphodiesterase, translated as MQGTREAQEAYDDEQGRGAGRRALLGAAVLGAGGAVLGLPGAARADERTAARHSGGGYRSLPVPTIIGHRGASGYRPEHTLGSYQLALDLGAHVIEQDLVPTKDGHLVCRHENEIGGTTDVSAHAEFADRKVTKVVDGVSITGWFTEDFTLAELKTLRAKERIPGTRQRNTLYDGRWEIPTFEEVLRWADKEGRKRGKQVWLHIETKHPTYFRKLGLGLEEPLAKLLRKYGRHKKNSPVFLQSFEPSSIQRLDRLVDSPGVVLLSGAATRPYDFVEAGDPRTVADLIKPEGLAWIASFAQGIGPTLDLIIPRDASGNLTTPTTLVADAHAEDLILHPYTMRNENSFLPANFRKGTDANAYGDAFGAFKVYFETGIDGIFTDNADTGLLAHADFVNR; from the coding sequence ATGCAGGGAACGCGGGAGGCGCAGGAGGCGTACGACGACGAGCAGGGGCGCGGGGCGGGCCGCCGGGCGCTGCTCGGGGCCGCGGTGCTCGGGGCGGGCGGAGCGGTCCTCGGGCTGCCGGGCGCGGCGAGAGCGGACGAGCGGACGGCCGCGCGCCACTCGGGCGGCGGCTACCGGAGCCTGCCGGTGCCGACGATCATCGGCCACCGCGGGGCCAGCGGCTACCGCCCGGAGCACACGCTCGGCTCGTACCAGCTCGCCCTGGACCTGGGCGCGCACGTCATAGAGCAGGACCTCGTGCCCACCAAGGACGGCCACCTCGTCTGCCGTCACGAGAACGAGATCGGCGGCACGACCGATGTCTCCGCGCACGCGGAGTTCGCCGACCGCAAGGTCACGAAGGTCGTCGACGGCGTGTCGATCACCGGCTGGTTCACCGAGGACTTCACGCTCGCCGAGCTGAAGACCCTGCGCGCCAAGGAGCGCATCCCCGGCACCCGTCAGAGGAACACCCTCTACGACGGCCGCTGGGAGATCCCCACCTTCGAGGAGGTGCTCCGCTGGGCCGACAAGGAGGGCAGGAAGCGCGGCAAGCAGGTCTGGCTGCACATCGAGACCAAGCACCCTACCTACTTCCGCAAGCTCGGCCTGGGCCTTGAGGAGCCGCTCGCCAAGCTGCTGCGCAAGTACGGCCGACACAAGAAGAACTCGCCCGTCTTCCTGCAGTCCTTCGAGCCGAGCAGCATCCAGCGCCTGGACCGCCTGGTGGACAGCCCCGGCGTCGTCCTGCTCTCCGGGGCCGCCACCCGCCCCTACGACTTCGTGGAGGCGGGCGACCCGCGCACGGTCGCCGACCTGATCAAGCCCGAGGGCCTGGCCTGGATCGCCTCGTTCGCACAGGGCATCGGCCCCACGCTGGACCTGATCATTCCGCGCGACGCGAGCGGCAACCTCACCACGCCGACCACGCTCGTCGCCGACGCGCACGCCGAGGACCTGATCCTGCACCCCTACACGATGCGCAACGAGAACAGCTTCCTGCCCGCGAACTTCCGCAAGGGCACCGACGCCAATGCCTACGGCGACGCCTTCGGCGCGTTCAAGGTGTACTTCGAGACCGGCATCGACGGCATCTTCACCGACAACGCGGACACGGGCCTGCTCGCCCACGCGGACTTCGTGAACCGCTGA
- a CDS encoding RNA polymerase sigma factor: protein MTHEMLATLRPLLVAEVSAEAYAAGAEAGDLEQAVWLRLLERLDTDGPPVDPEGWLRSAVRFEARLSRRKARVEQPYGAEPATDPASGPEQQALTAAHRRALHTAVRRLPGRCPRLLAALLSPQDLTYREIAGELGISQGSLGPERSRCLGCLRRLLGTEVAAREPRG, encoded by the coding sequence ATGACACACGAGATGCTCGCCACCCTCCGCCCGCTGCTCGTCGCGGAGGTCTCGGCGGAGGCGTACGCGGCCGGCGCGGAGGCGGGCGACCTGGAACAGGCGGTCTGGCTGCGTCTGCTGGAGCGGCTCGACACGGACGGTCCACCCGTCGACCCCGAGGGCTGGCTGCGCAGTGCCGTCCGCTTCGAGGCCCGCCTCAGCCGCCGCAAGGCCAGGGTCGAACAGCCGTATGGCGCCGAGCCCGCCACCGACCCCGCCTCCGGTCCCGAACAGCAGGCGCTCACCGCGGCCCACCGCCGTGCCCTGCACACCGCCGTCCGCAGACTGCCCGGCCGATGCCCGCGCCTGCTCGCGGCGCTGCTCTCGCCCCAGGACCTCACCTACCGCGAGATCGCAGGCGAGTTGGGTATCTCACAGGGAAGCCTGGGTCCGGAACGTTCCAGATGCCTGGGATGTCTGCGGCGATTGCTGGGCACGGAGGTTGCGGCACGCGAACCGCGGGGATAG
- a CDS encoding GNAT family N-acetyltransferase: MGMSVTISVATEQDAEQIFRLQYLCFQSEAALYGNYRIDPLVQSLDSVRAEVAADCVFVARLGDEVVGSVRGALADDGTAAIGKLCVHPRLQGHGIGARLLRAAESALAEERGATKFRLSAGHRSEGNLRLYRRVGYEAVGTSQGEDGVPMIVLEKPAEAYAATA, encoded by the coding sequence ATGGGCATGAGCGTGACCATCTCGGTGGCGACCGAGCAGGACGCCGAGCAGATTTTCAGGCTGCAGTACCTGTGTTTCCAGAGCGAGGCGGCACTGTACGGCAACTACCGCATCGATCCGCTCGTCCAGAGCCTCGACTCCGTCCGCGCGGAGGTCGCCGCGGACTGTGTGTTCGTGGCCCGGCTGGGCGACGAAGTGGTCGGCTCGGTCCGCGGCGCCCTTGCCGACGACGGCACCGCCGCCATCGGCAAACTCTGCGTCCACCCGCGCCTCCAGGGCCACGGCATCGGCGCGAGGCTGCTCCGCGCGGCCGAGTCGGCCCTGGCGGAGGAGCGCGGCGCCACGAAGTTCCGCCTCAGCGCCGGTCACCGCAGCGAGGGCAACCTCCGGTTGTACCGCCGAGTGGGGTACGAGGCGGTGGGCACCAGCCAGGGCGAGGACGGCGTACCGATGATCGTCCTGGAGAAGCCGGCGGAGGCGTACGCGGCAACTGCGTAA